The Sesamum indicum cultivar Zhongzhi No. 13 linkage group LG2, S_indicum_v1.0, whole genome shotgun sequence genome contains a region encoding:
- the LOC105176432 gene encoding glycine-rich cell wall structural protein 1.8-like isoform X2 — MQCDSSLWDSFPFKMTASRVFSVVFFVLLGMTICSAARTLLDTTTYYPHGYGGNVGGEGYGGGGGAGGGSGGAVVEHGYASGGGSGIGGGSGYGGGGGEHGGGGGGGGGGNGGGGGGGYAAGGDHGVGYGSGGGEGGGAGYGGGGGVHGGGGGGGGGGGGGAGGGGGGGGAEGAHAGGYGGGEGGGSGGGYAADGGYGGGGGHGGGGGAGSAGGAGAGGYGSGGGVGGGGGGAHGGGYGGGEGGGAGGGGGYASGAGSAGAEGHGSGGGAGGGAGGAHGGGYGGGEGGGAGGGGGYAGGGHAGGYGGGSGGGEGGGHGGYAP, encoded by the coding sequence ATGCAGTGTGATTCATCCTTGTGGGATTCATTTCCATTCAAAATGACTGCAAGCAGAGTTTTTAGTGTAGTTTTCTTTGTGCTGTTGGGTATGACGATATGTTCCGCAGCTAGGACTCTTCTTGATACTACTACCTATTATCCTCATGGTTATGGTGGTAATGTTGGTGGCGAAGGATAtggaggtggtggaggtgCTGGGGGAGGTTCCGGAGGGGCTGTTGTTGAGCATGGATACGCAAGCGGCGGAGGAAGTGGTATAGGAGGTGGGTCTGGGTATGGCGGTGGTGGCGGAGAGCATGGTGGtggaggaggtggtggtggtggtggcaatggtggtggaggtggaggtggttATGCTGCTGGTGGCGATCATGGTGTTGGGTATGGAAGTGGGGGTGGTGAAGGTGGCGGTGCTGGatatggtggtggtggtggtgtaCATGGAGGTGGCGGgggcggtggtggtggtggaggtggcGGTGCaggaggtggaggtggtggtggtggtgccGAAGGGGCACATGCTGGTGGATATGGTGGAGGGGAAGGAGGAGGTAGTGGAGGTGGTTATGCTGCCGATGGAGGATATGGAGGTGGAGGAGGtcatggtggtggtggtggagcagGGTCTGCTGGAGGAGCAGGAGCTGGTGGATACGGTAGTGGTGGGGGAGTTGGTGGCGGCGGGGGAGGAGCCCACGGAGGAGGTTATGGTGGTGGGGAAGGAGGTGgagctggtggtggtggtggctaTGCCAGTGGGGCTGGGTCAGCTGGAGCTGAAGGACATGGTAGTGGTGGAGGTGCTGGTGGTGGTGCAGGAGGAGCCCATGGTGGAGGTTATGGAGGCGGCGAAGGAGGTGgtgctg